GATACGGAAAGGCACTCCCCCCAATGGGAATGCGTGAGGGGATGAACAGATTTTTAGCATCAGTGGGTATAACATTTAGGCGCGATCCGGATACTGGCAGGCCAAGGGCAAATAAAGAAGGCAGCGTAAAGGATAGAGAGCAGAAAGAGAAAGGCGAGTACTACTACGTCTAAACATTTTTATCCTCTCTTATTAAATATTCTTTGGTGATCTTCTATGCCGAGGGAGATAATATACACTGAAAAAGCTCCAAAACCAATAGGTCCATATAGCCAGGCAATAAAGGCCGGCAACTTCCTTTTTATAGCTGGTCAAATTCCCATAGATCCAGAAACGGGTGAACTAGTGAAGGGAGATATAAAAGAGCAGACGAGGAGAGTCCTCGAAAATATAAAAGCAATTCTTGAAGCGGCTGGTTATTCTTTAGAGGATGTTGTTAAGGTGACTGTTTACCTGAAGAATATGGACGATTTTGCAGCTATGAACGAAGTATATTCCGAGTACTTTGGAGAATCAAAGCCTGCTAGGGCAGCTATAGAAGTTTCCAGACTTCCAAAGGATGTTCTTGTTGAGATAGAAGCTATAGCATATAAAGAATGAAATCTAGGCTCAGGAAGCCGTCCACTCCTCATCACTTCAGGTGCGGAAGGCCTCATCATCGCCATTTCTTTTTTGGTTTTAAAGTTTATAAGGCCTAATCCTAACTGAAGTCCGTATGCTAGTCGGATGGAAATTAGTTATTCGACCTGAAGATCATGCAAAGTTTTTAATATTACTACTCCTAGCAGTCATGACATATTATTTAAGTGTGCTCCTGTTTGCCATAAGGTGGAAATTTGTGCTTAAGGGTCTTGGACATGATGTTAGTCTTGTAGATTGCATAAAAGGAGTGTTTGTAGGATTATTCTTTAACAATATAACCCCTACTAGTAGAGGAGGCGGGGAGATAGCAAGAGCCCTACTCCTTAAACTCAAGCATGGAATTCCAGTTGACGAGTCAATAACATCTATAATATATGAAAGACTTCTTGAGTTCTTACCAGTCTTTGGA
This is a stretch of genomic DNA from Pyrococcus sp. ST04. It encodes these proteins:
- a CDS encoding RidA family protein; amino-acid sequence: MPREIIYTEKAPKPIGPYSQAIKAGNFLFIAGQIPIDPETGELVKGDIKEQTRRVLENIKAILEAAGYSLEDVVKVTVYLKNMDDFAAMNEVYSEYFGESKPARAAIEVSRLPKDVLVEIEAIAYKE